Proteins from one Setaria italica strain Yugu1 chromosome V, Setaria_italica_v2.0, whole genome shotgun sequence genomic window:
- the LOC101785541 gene encoding exocyst complex component EXO70B1 → MEDTLQALDDLISQFLSLNRSLWSSSDDANAFLEAVDELTSTIHGLENTSEDHVLLESFDLLLERCSMRLKDEFQHLIATSGFDDNHGDHNIKKSQDVDDSHTFVALPIRDFGIIVDALPEGVSTEANRIARRMIAAGFGDICVETYASARRNFIDESIARLGVHAKLAERFKSASWEELETQIMRWIPAIRVVFHILIPSERNLCNCIFDGFTSYSDLAFATACKPFLQLLSFANFIAAAGQNPESLFRIVDMYDALTCILPVLDETFDHEIAALRECLGLSIKGIFVALEKLIRGDSSESAPPDGGVHPITRYVMNYLMAACASRHTLEEVMHLEFGCAETCPINPDRPTSSLAVCFAWIVDVLIKNLESKSRIYGHVPLSRVFLINSGIYIIKKVNGCELKVLLGEDWIRVISAKVHQWVLEYRRATWGRAIMILETDRRSGSSSSVVVEKLNHFHDFVQAICQVQSRWVLVEKQQAMDLSTMVEELVIPVYRDTIEMLNATEAVGASYVRPEDVKLQIQHLFKAMAKL, encoded by the coding sequence ATGGAGGATACTCTGCAAGCACTTGATGACCTGATTTCCCAGTTTCTGAGCTTAAATCGGTCCCTCTGGTCCAGTTCTGATGATGCTAATGCCTTCTTAGAAGCTGTGGATGAACTAACTTCCACCATCCATGGCCTTGAGAACACCTCAGAGGATCATGTGCTCCTTGAGAGCTTTGACCTCCTTCTGGAGCGTTGTTCTATGAGGCTTAAAGATGAGTTCCAGCACCTGATTGCTACATCTGGCTTCGATGACAACCATGGTGACCACAATATCAAGAAAAGCCAGGATGTAGATGACAGCCACACCTTTGTAGCACTACCGATTAGAGACTTTGGTATCATTGTTGATGCCTTACCAGAGGGTGTATCCACTGAGGCAAATCGAATTGCAAGAAGGATGATTGCTGCTGGTTTTGGTGATATATGCGTTGAGACCTATGCTTCTGCACGCCGCAACTTCATTGATGAGAGCATTGCTCGTCTTGGCGTTCATGCTAAATTGGCAGAAAGGTTCAAGTCAGCATCATGGGAGGAGCTTGAGACTCAGATCATGCGCTGGATCCCTGCAATCCGAGTTGTGTTCCACATCTTAATCCCGAGTGAGCGCAATCTTTGCAATTGCATTTTCGATGGGTTTACATCTTACAGTGACCTTGCCTTTGCCACTGCATGCAAACCATTTCTTCAGCTCTTGTCCTTTGCCAACTTTATTGCTGCTGCTGGACAGAACCCGGAGAGTCTTTTCCGCATTGTTGACATGTATGATGCTTTAACGTGTATCCTTCCTGTCCTTGATGAAACCTTTGATCATGAGATAGCTGCTCTTCGTGAATGCCTTGGATTGTCAATTAAGGGCATATTTGTGGCTCTAGAAAAACTGATACGAGGTGATTCAAGTGAGTCTGCACCACCAGATGGTGGAGTTCATCCAATAACAAGGTATGTAATGAACTACCTTATGGCAGCATGTGCATCTCGTCATACTTTGGAAGAAGTGATGCATTTGGAGTTTGGTTGTGCTGAAACATGTCCGATCAACCCGGACCGCCCAACATCATCGCTGGCGGTCTGCTTTGCTTGGATTGTGGACGTGCTCATAAAGAATCTTGAGTCAAAATCCAGGATTTATGGTCATGTTCCACTCAGCCGTGTCTTCCTGATTAACAGTGGGATCTATATAATCAAGAAAGTCAATGGTTGTGAGCTTAAGGTCTTGCTCGGCGAGGATTGGATCAGGGTAATATCTGCAAAGGTCCACCAATGGGTGTTGGAGTACCGTAGGGCTACCTGGGGGAGGGCCATCATGATACTTGAGACGGACAGAAGGTCTGGCAGCAGTTCCAGTGTTGTGGTAGAGAAGCTGAACCACTTCCATGACTTTGTGCAAGCGATTTGCCAGGTGCAGTCACGGTGGGTACTGGTGGAGAAGCAGCAAGCAATGGATTTGAGCACTATGGTAGAGGAGCTGGTTATACCAGTCTACAGGGATACAATTGAGATGTTAAATGCAACAGAGGCTGTAGGGGCTTCATATGTGCGACCTGAGGATGTGAAGTTGCAGATTCAGCATTTGTTCAAAGCAATGGCCAAGTTATAG